The following coding sequences lie in one Flavobacterium sp. 20NA77.7 genomic window:
- a CDS encoding aspartate aminotransferase family protein, with translation MLNDFFTYQAQTSPHPLAMEISHAKGSYIYDTDGNRYLDFVAGVSACSLGHQHPRVNEAIKNQLDKYSHVMVYGEYAQHPATEFCKLLAQHMPYPLTKTYLVNSGTEATEGALKLARRVTGRSQLISCFNAYHGNTMGSMSVMGFEERKQIFRPLIPDVDFITFNNEADIEKITTKTAGIILESIQGGAGFIQPENDFLKKIRQRCDEVGAIMILDEIQPGFGRTGKLFGFENYDVIPDVVVMGKGMGGGMPVGAFTASEKMMDLLSHDPKLGHITTFGGHPVIAAACLATLQEVTETNLMAETLEKEQLVRKLLQHPLIKEIRGRGLMLAAMTDSPEITNEVILRCHKRGLILFWLLFEGCAIRITPPLTVSNEEIEEGCTLLLDVLNEVQEELKR, from the coding sequence ATGTTAAACGATTTTTTCACCTATCAAGCGCAAACATCACCACATCCATTAGCTATGGAAATTTCTCATGCTAAAGGAAGCTACATTTATGACACAGATGGCAACCGTTATTTAGATTTTGTAGCAGGTGTATCGGCTTGTAGCTTAGGACATCAACATCCAAGAGTAAATGAAGCCATAAAAAATCAGTTAGACAAATATTCGCACGTGATGGTATATGGTGAATATGCTCAACACCCCGCTACGGAATTTTGTAAGCTATTGGCGCAACATATGCCCTATCCCTTAACGAAAACCTATTTAGTTAATTCAGGAACAGAGGCAACAGAAGGCGCCTTAAAATTAGCGCGCAGGGTAACGGGCAGAAGCCAATTAATCTCTTGTTTTAATGCCTATCATGGTAATACGATGGGCAGTATGAGTGTGATGGGTTTTGAAGAACGCAAACAAATATTTAGACCTTTAATTCCCGATGTTGATTTTATTACCTTCAACAATGAAGCAGACATAGAAAAAATTACAACTAAGACAGCGGGTATAATTTTAGAATCTATTCAAGGTGGTGCAGGATTCATTCAACCTGAAAATGATTTTTTAAAAAAAATAAGACAACGCTGTGACGAAGTAGGCGCTATCATGATACTAGACGAAATTCAACCGGGATTTGGTCGTACAGGAAAACTTTTCGGATTTGAAAATTATGATGTCATTCCAGATGTAGTGGTTATGGGGAAAGGCATGGGTGGCGGCATGCCTGTAGGGGCATTTACAGCCTCCGAAAAAATGATGGATTTACTAAGTCATGATCCAAAACTTGGACACATTACTACCTTTGGCGGACATCCTGTCATTGCGGCTGCCTGTTTAGCTACCCTTCAAGAGGTAACCGAAACCAATTTAATGGCAGAAACGTTAGAAAAAGAACAATTAGTTAGAAAGTTACTACAGCATCCGTTAATCAAAGAAATACGAGGCAGAGGCTTAATGCTTGCCGCCATGACTGATAGTCCAGAAATCACAAACGAAGTCATTTTACGTTGTCACAAGAGAGGTTTAATCTTATTTTGGCTGCTTTTTGAAGGATGCGCCATTAGAATCACTCCTCCGCTTACCGTTTCAAATGAAGAAATTGAAGAAGGTTGCACTTTACTACTAGATGTGCTCAATGAAGTACAAGAAGAGCTAAAACGGTAA
- a CDS encoding tetratricopeptide repeat protein, whose translation MNMSHDEEENSLSLSKFESMLKTNKVFFFDSEEFEDIILHYMDTGRMNLAKKALKLGLEQHPKSSGLKLVQVEMLIYEDKLDQAEKLLNDLYALEPTNEEIFIQRANICSKRDQHDKAIENLTLALKYTDDEADVYSMIGMEYLFMDNLELAKENFIKCLEQDDEDYSALYNVVYCFDFLDQNAEAIVYLEKFINHNPYSEVAWHQLGRQYYALKNYEKAVWAFDYACLIDEGFLGAYLEKAKSLEKLERYQEAIECYTITMELDDPTSYSLLRIGKCFEKLGNTEEALNFYLKTVHEDPLLDKAWIALTDFYIRQKNYQKALYYVNKALGIDNDNPLYWRRYANINQFLSFFEEAEVGYRKAFENGDVELDNFLCWSDVLYILGETEGAIEILTQAKELYANESEILYRLVGLNSTLLNEEVAEKELLEAVQIDHHKNYILKDLFPFVWKNERIQAILTNYKP comes from the coding sequence ATGAATATGAGTCATGATGAAGAAGAAAATAGCCTGTCACTTTCGAAGTTTGAATCAATGCTAAAGACCAATAAAGTTTTTTTCTTTGACTCAGAAGAATTTGAAGACATTATCCTGCATTATATGGATACAGGTCGAATGAATTTAGCAAAAAAAGCGTTAAAACTAGGGTTAGAACAACATCCAAAATCGTCTGGGTTAAAATTAGTTCAGGTAGAAATGCTGATTTATGAAGATAAACTAGATCAAGCAGAAAAACTATTAAATGACTTATATGCCTTAGAACCCACTAACGAAGAAATCTTTATTCAAAGAGCTAATATTTGTTCGAAAAGAGACCAACATGATAAAGCCATTGAAAATTTAACTCTTGCTTTAAAATATACAGATGATGAAGCAGATGTATATTCTATGATAGGCATGGAATATTTATTCATGGACAATTTAGAATTAGCCAAAGAAAATTTTATCAAATGTTTAGAACAAGATGATGAAGATTATTCGGCACTTTATAATGTGGTATATTGTTTTGATTTCTTAGATCAAAATGCTGAAGCAATCGTATATTTAGAAAAATTCATCAATCATAACCCATACAGCGAAGTGGCTTGGCATCAGTTAGGTCGCCAATATTATGCCTTAAAAAATTATGAAAAAGCCGTTTGGGCATTTGATTATGCTTGTTTAATTGATGAAGGTTTTTTAGGTGCTTATCTAGAAAAAGCAAAATCACTTGAAAAATTAGAACGCTATCAAGAGGCTATAGAATGTTATACGATTACAATGGAATTAGACGATCCTACCTCGTATAGTTTATTGCGCATTGGTAAGTGTTTTGAAAAATTAGGCAATACAGAAGAAGCGTTAAACTTTTATTTAAAAACAGTACACGAAGATCCTTTATTAGATAAAGCTTGGATTGCCTTAACAGATTTTTACATTCGTCAAAAAAATTACCAAAAAGCATTGTATTATGTCAACAAAGCATTAGGAATTGATAACGACAATCCGTTATATTGGCGAAGATATGCGAACATTAACCAATTTTTAAGCTTCTTTGAAGAAGCCGAAGTGGGTTACCGAAAAGCCTTCGAAAACGGGGATGTTGAATTAGATAATTTCTTATGTTGGAGTGACGTACTTTATATTTTAGGCGAAACGGAAGGTGCTATTGAAATACTAACTCAAGCTAAGGAATTGTATGCAAACGAAAGTGAAATTTTATACAGATTAGTTGGATTGAACAGTACACTTTTAAATGAAGAAGTAGCTGAAAAAGAATTACTTGAAGCCGTGCAAATAGACCACCATAAAAATTACATCTTAAAAGATTTGTTTCCATTTGTGTGGAAAAACGAACGCATACAAGCAATATTAACAAATTATAAGCCTTAA
- a CDS encoding VTT domain-containing protein translates to MEFIDFLLHFLKDPLSVINELIEQYNTLIYFILFLVVFVETGFVIMPLLPGDSMLFAIGVIAATTGKLSIAILIPLLIFAALLGDNLNYFVGHKFGELIKEKKKILFLKKEYITKTEAFFEKNGGKAVILARFVPIIRTIAPFVAGAGSMKYKTYILNCILGACIWVTSITFLGYFLGQIEIVKNNFEKVVLGIVLLSILPIFVKLFQTKFNKK, encoded by the coding sequence ATGGAATTTATTGATTTTTTATTGCATTTTTTAAAAGACCCTTTAAGCGTCATCAACGAGTTAATTGAACAGTATAATACCCTTATATATTTTATTTTATTTTTAGTTGTTTTTGTAGAAACGGGTTTCGTTATCATGCCTCTATTGCCTGGCGATTCTATGTTATTTGCTATTGGGGTTATTGCCGCAACAACTGGAAAACTAAGTATAGCCATTTTGATACCCTTACTCATTTTTGCTGCCTTATTAGGCGATAATTTAAATTACTTTGTAGGGCATAAATTTGGTGAACTCATCAAAGAAAAAAAGAAAATACTTTTTCTTAAAAAAGAATACATTACAAAAACCGAAGCTTTTTTTGAAAAAAATGGCGGAAAAGCAGTAATCTTAGCCCGTTTTGTTCCCATTATTAGAACAATTGCCCCTTTTGTAGCAGGAGCGGGAAGCATGAAATATAAAACCTATATTCTCAATTGCATACTTGGTGCATGTATTTGGGTTACAAGTATTACGTTTTTAGGCTACTTTTTAGGCCAAATAGAAATCGTGAAAAACAATTTTGAAAAAGTCGTGTTAGGTATCGTTTTACTTTCTATTTTACCTATTTTTGTTAAACTCTTTCAAACAAAATTTAACAAAAAGTAA
- a CDS encoding shikimate dehydrogenase family protein, translating into MSKKVKKQRQFGLIAKESSHSFSKKYFTEKFTQNFFENCDYENYDLLTIDKFPELLATTKGLVGLNVTIPYKEAIIPFLDKIDKKAQKIGAVNCVTISKNKKTKGYNTDYYGFKKALKPLLKKHHKRALILGTGGASKAVAFALRKLAIEYDFVSRNPNEFQFGYNELDATVFTDYQIIINTTPLGTFPNMKECPLLPYELFTDQHIAFDLVYNPEQTYFLKQAKAQGAKIKNGYDMLVFQAEKAWKIWNK; encoded by the coding sequence ATGTCTAAAAAAGTTAAAAAACAAAGGCAATTTGGACTTATAGCAAAAGAAAGCAGCCATTCTTTTTCTAAAAAATATTTTACCGAAAAATTTACTCAAAATTTTTTTGAAAATTGTGATTATGAAAATTATGATTTGCTAACCATCGATAAATTTCCCGAATTACTAGCAACTACTAAAGGACTTGTAGGGTTAAATGTTACGATACCTTATAAAGAAGCCATTATTCCGTTTTTAGACAAAATAGATAAAAAAGCACAAAAAATAGGCGCCGTAAATTGCGTCACTATTTCAAAAAATAAAAAAACCAAAGGCTACAATACCGATTATTATGGTTTTAAAAAAGCACTTAAACCTTTACTAAAAAAACACCACAAACGCGCCTTAATTTTAGGAACAGGTGGCGCTAGTAAAGCCGTAGCTTTTGCCTTAAGAAAACTTGCAATAGAATATGACTTTGTCAGTAGAAACCCTAACGAATTTCAATTTGGATACAACGAATTAGATGCAACTGTTTTTACTGATTATCAAATTATTATTAATACCACTCCCCTAGGCACCTTTCCTAACATGAAAGAATGTCCGTTGTTACCTTATGAACTGTTTACCGACCAACACATTGCTTTTGACTTAGTGTATAATCCGGAACAAACGTACTTTTTAAAACAAGCCAAAGCACAGGGTGCAAAAATTAAAAATGGCTATGATATGCTTGTCTTTCAGGCAGAAAAAGCATGGAAAATTTGGAACAAATAA
- a CDS encoding DUF349 domain-containing protein — protein sequence MLEETNDNLPMADGQTETESTENGTALSAQEIIDNHLAEASEEGSLIETHEIPQKDYESLSMEAIVEELAELVSHENIMVVKNHIEDIKKSFLGKYHQFIDEKRAAFYTENEASVEFDYHFPLKSKFDQLYDTYKAKRTKHFNQIQNQLKDNYATRTTLIEELKTLIDTGETSMSDMFKKFNEIRERWKNAGAIPKDKYNLLWNNYHFHTDRFYELVHLDKEIRDADFKNNLDQKVAIIEKAKALLAETDLTKAFRELQVLHKVWKEEVGPVDKEHREKIWIEFSEVTKQMHDKREAMFAQAREKEQDNLTAKNNVIAQLTALAEEKVAAHGDWQKQITKMEALRQDFFAIGRVPAEVSEATWHNFKVAVKAFNSNKNAFYKDIKNEQQQNLDKKLALLEKAKAHAISDDFDATTPIMKQIQEDWRKIGHVPRKHSDEIWATFKGICNTYFDRLHESRKEEIQVEVEAFEKKKAYLETLKSFELVGDHKTDLDAIKAHIAAWKELGKVPQNRRHIEGKFNKILDALFEKLSLSKKDSEMMRFSNKLDKLAEGNDQRAIVNEQLFIRRKIDELQAEIFQLENNIQFISNAKGDNPFVKEVHKSIERHKEDLNMWKEKLKKLNTLV from the coding sequence ATGTTAGAAGAAACGAATGATAACCTGCCAATGGCAGACGGACAAACTGAAACAGAGTCTACTGAAAATGGAACGGCACTTTCTGCACAAGAAATTATAGATAATCACTTAGCAGAAGCTAGTGAAGAAGGCTCGCTTATTGAGACACATGAAATTCCTCAAAAAGACTATGAATCACTTTCTATGGAAGCTATAGTTGAAGAACTAGCCGAATTAGTAAGTCATGAAAATATTATGGTTGTAAAAAACCATATTGAGGACATCAAAAAATCTTTTTTAGGTAAATACCACCAATTCATAGATGAAAAAAGAGCTGCTTTTTATACAGAAAATGAAGCAAGTGTAGAATTTGATTATCATTTTCCATTGAAATCAAAATTTGACCAACTATATGACACCTATAAAGCAAAACGCACCAAACATTTTAATCAAATACAAAACCAATTAAAAGATAATTACGCTACACGAACAACATTAATTGAAGAGTTAAAAACGCTTATTGATACCGGTGAAACAAGCATGTCTGACATGTTTAAAAAATTTAATGAAATTAGAGAGCGTTGGAAAAATGCAGGAGCCATTCCTAAAGATAAATACAATTTATTATGGAATAATTACCATTTTCATACAGATCGTTTTTATGAATTGGTGCATTTAGATAAAGAAATACGTGATGCTGATTTTAAAAACAATTTAGATCAAAAAGTAGCCATTATTGAAAAGGCAAAAGCCTTACTTGCTGAAACAGATTTAACGAAAGCTTTCCGTGAATTGCAAGTATTGCACAAAGTATGGAAAGAAGAAGTAGGTCCTGTAGATAAAGAACATCGTGAAAAAATTTGGATTGAATTTAGCGAAGTAACCAAGCAAATGCACGACAAACGTGAAGCTATGTTTGCACAAGCTAGAGAAAAAGAACAAGACAACCTTACGGCAAAAAACAATGTAATTGCACAACTTACCGCTTTAGCCGAAGAAAAAGTAGCAGCTCATGGCGATTGGCAAAAACAAATTACAAAAATGGAAGCATTGCGTCAAGATTTCTTTGCGATAGGCCGTGTTCCTGCAGAAGTTTCAGAGGCAACTTGGCACAATTTTAAAGTAGCTGTTAAAGCATTTAATTCTAATAAAAATGCTTTTTATAAAGACATTAAAAACGAACAACAACAAAATTTAGATAAAAAATTAGCTTTACTTGAAAAAGCCAAAGCACATGCAATTTCTGATGATTTTGATGCTACCACGCCTATCATGAAACAAATTCAAGAAGATTGGCGTAAGATAGGCCATGTGCCCCGCAAGCATTCTGATGAGATATGGGCAACATTTAAGGGTATTTGCAACACCTATTTTGACCGTTTACACGAATCTAGAAAAGAAGAAATACAAGTGGAAGTAGAAGCTTTTGAAAAGAAAAAAGCCTACTTAGAAACCTTGAAATCTTTTGAGTTAGTGGGCGACCACAAAACCGACTTAGACGCTATAAAAGCACATATTGCTGCTTGGAAAGAGCTAGGTAAAGTGCCGCAAAACAGACGTCATATTGAAGGTAAATTCAATAAAATTCTTGATGCTTTATTTGAAAAATTGAGTTTGTCTAAGAAAGATTCAGAAATGATGCGTTTTTCAAACAAACTTGATAAATTAGCTGAAGGCAATGATCAACGTGCTATTGTAAACGAGCAATTATTTATTAGAAGAAAAATTGATGAGTTACAAGCTGAAATTTTTCAATTGGAAAACAACATCCAGTTTATTTCAAATGCTAAAGGCGACAACCCGTTTGTAAAAGAAGTGCATAAAAGCATTGAACGCCACAAAGAAGATTTAAACATGTGGAAAGAAAAACTGAAAAAGTTAAATACGTTAGTATAA